In Pseudoalteromonas xiamenensis, the following are encoded in one genomic region:
- a CDS encoding amidohydrolase has protein sequence MKKWLIAGLSLICTSALANTTLIHNISGYTPTLKGATQSFSVLVVRDGKVVATGNDDMLKQFPEATRYDGHGKTLLPGLIDAHGHIIGLGNNLVELDLRGMTSIKQIGEKLKAYSDHFDGEWIVGRGWDQTLWSSQQFGSAADLDKYVGNRPVMLTRVDGHAIWVNSKAMQMAGIDEKTKAPEGGEIIYAGNHQPSGVFVDKAEELVRKHVPAASEHDVKRALNKASEHLLSLGITSAHDAGIDYTTWQVYQEQAKNKAIPIRIYAMLSASDPKLETMLKAGIIKDPNDHLSVRSVKIYADGALGSRGAALIDSYKDRPGHHGLMLETYDKLRELMRLSFKHGFSANTHAIGDKANRVVLDAYEAEFKKTGGKLLRNRIEHAQIVTPEDIPRFKSLDIIPSMQPVHATSDMHMAEKRLTDNQLAGGYAWQTFLKQGSKIAAGSDFPVELAEPFHGLFSAVTRQDPHGQPEQGWRAEEALSRDQALRAFTLDAAYAAFQEHKLGSLEKGKWADFILIDKDYFNVPALEIRDIQVDETWVAGQLVYKRMVQKDDK, from the coding sequence ATGAAAAAATGGCTTATCGCTGGGTTGTCGCTGATTTGTACAAGCGCACTGGCCAATACCACGCTGATTCATAATATCTCTGGCTATACACCAACATTAAAGGGCGCTACACAATCCTTTTCGGTGCTTGTTGTACGAGATGGCAAAGTCGTTGCTACCGGTAACGACGACATGCTGAAACAATTTCCTGAGGCGACTCGTTACGATGGCCATGGTAAAACGCTACTACCTGGTCTCATTGATGCGCATGGTCACATTATTGGTCTTGGCAACAACCTTGTGGAACTCGATTTACGCGGCATGACGTCCATTAAGCAAATCGGAGAAAAACTCAAAGCGTATAGTGATCACTTCGATGGGGAATGGATAGTCGGCCGTGGTTGGGATCAAACGCTTTGGTCTTCCCAACAATTTGGCAGTGCAGCAGACTTAGACAAATACGTAGGCAACCGCCCTGTTATGCTCACTCGAGTGGACGGCCACGCCATTTGGGTCAACTCCAAAGCGATGCAAATGGCGGGGATTGATGAAAAGACAAAGGCACCTGAAGGTGGTGAAATCATTTACGCGGGTAACCATCAACCAAGCGGCGTATTTGTAGATAAAGCAGAGGAGCTGGTTCGAAAACATGTACCCGCAGCATCGGAACACGATGTGAAGCGTGCACTGAACAAAGCATCTGAGCATTTACTTAGTCTTGGTATTACGTCTGCGCACGACGCTGGAATAGACTATACAACGTGGCAAGTGTATCAAGAGCAAGCAAAAAACAAGGCTATCCCAATTCGTATTTACGCGATGTTAAGTGCGTCAGACCCAAAACTAGAGACCATGCTTAAAGCTGGTATCATCAAAGATCCGAACGACCATCTCTCGGTTCGTAGTGTGAAGATTTACGCAGATGGTGCGCTTGGGAGTCGCGGAGCGGCACTTATCGACAGCTACAAAGACCGCCCTGGTCATCACGGATTGATGCTAGAAACATACGATAAACTACGTGAACTAATGCGACTGTCTTTTAAACACGGCTTTAGCGCAAACACTCACGCAATCGGTGACAAAGCTAACCGCGTGGTGCTTGATGCATACGAGGCTGAATTCAAAAAAACAGGGGGTAAGTTGCTACGCAATAGAATAGAACATGCCCAAATTGTCACGCCAGAAGATATCCCTAGATTTAAATCGCTTGATATCATCCCATCGATGCAACCGGTTCACGCTACTTCAGACATGCACATGGCAGAGAAAAGACTTACCGATAATCAGTTGGCGGGCGGCTATGCATGGCAAACCTTTTTAAAACAAGGCAGTAAAATTGCTGCTGGGTCAGACTTTCCTGTTGAATTGGCTGAACCGTTCCACGGACTTTTCTCCGCGGTAACACGCCAAGATCCTCATGGTCAGCCAGAGCAAGGCTGGCGAGCAGAGGAAGCTTTAAGCCGAGACCAAGCACTGCGCGCGTTTACTTTAGATGCTGCCTACGCTGCGTTTCAAGAACATAAACTAGGTAGTTTAGAAAAAGGCAAATGGGCCGATTTTATTTTAATTGATAAAGATTATTTCAATGTTCCTGCACTTGAAATTCGAGATATTCAGGTTGATGAAACGTGGGTAGCGGGACAGTTGGTGTATAAACGAATGGTACAAAAAGACGATAAATAA
- a CDS encoding YgjV family protein encodes MSWEYLGYFASAFLVVSLTMTDVVKLRWFNLVGCICFTIYGLAIEALPVAITNGLLSILNIYHLYKLHIEREPTID; translated from the coding sequence ATGAGTTGGGAATATTTAGGCTATTTTGCTTCCGCTTTTTTGGTTGTCTCGCTCACTATGACGGATGTGGTGAAGCTGAGATGGTTTAATTTGGTCGGTTGTATCTGTTTTACCATTTATGGTCTGGCGATTGAAGCATTGCCGGTAGCCATTACAAACGGACTACTGTCTATTTTAAACATTTATCATTTGTACAAGTTGCACATTGAGAGAGAGCCAACAATCGATTAA
- a CDS encoding Crp/Fnr family transcriptional regulator, with product MFQYHFSTNLVDQLLSFAGNTYHHSKKDVLIHQDEPLTKLILVRSGTVSFSYDVGNGRRLLLGQLDCQNTLIGEIEALSNDPCVYTVTCLSDVQYNLIELKHWRQLLLDKPELSLYTAQTIAAKFTENQKVNLDKLLLPLSYNIARDCLLRAENNHPTLLRAYPTVSAEAERFATTERAYRRVVTELVDKGLIIRSTDGLKPVDIDKLADFVDSFI from the coding sequence ATGTTCCAATATCATTTTTCAACCAATCTTGTCGATCAGTTATTGTCCTTCGCAGGCAATACTTATCATCACAGTAAAAAAGATGTGCTTATTCACCAAGATGAACCATTAACGAAACTCATTTTGGTGCGCAGCGGGACCGTGTCATTTAGTTACGACGTGGGGAATGGTCGCCGTTTGCTGTTGGGCCAATTGGATTGTCAAAATACCTTGATTGGCGAAATTGAAGCGCTCAGCAACGATCCGTGCGTGTACACTGTTACCTGTTTAAGTGACGTACAATACAATTTAATTGAGCTCAAACATTGGCGCCAATTGCTGCTGGATAAACCTGAACTCAGTTTATACACAGCTCAAACGATTGCAGCGAAGTTCACAGAAAATCAAAAGGTGAACTTGGATAAATTGCTGTTACCGTTGTCGTACAACATTGCTCGAGACTGCCTACTTCGAGCGGAAAACAATCACCCGACGCTATTACGTGCATATCCAACCGTCAGCGCAGAAGCAGAACGATTTGCGACCACGGAACGCGCCTATCGCCGAGTCGTGACTGAACTTGTCGATAAAGGCCTCATAATCCGCTCTACGGATGGTTTAAAGCCTGTTGATATCGATAAACTTGCGGATTTTGTTGATAGCTTTATCTAA
- a CDS encoding phosphoribosyltransferase, translating into MSDKVFITAQQLLENSFRLAAQVYEDGFRPDFIIGIWRGGAPIGIAVQEFYDFKGIDTDHIAVRTSSYYGIGKQSKEIKVHGLHYIIENANADNSLLIVDDVFDSGRSIYALKEKLGELMRLNLPTDIRVACPYYKPKNTKVPMKPDYYVIESDEWLVFPHELSGLTQDELLNGKSDLANIKELFVK; encoded by the coding sequence ATGTCAGACAAGGTTTTTATCACCGCTCAGCAATTGCTTGAAAATTCATTTCGTTTAGCGGCTCAAGTTTATGAAGATGGCTTCCGCCCTGATTTCATTATTGGTATCTGGCGTGGCGGTGCGCCAATTGGTATCGCAGTACAAGAATTCTACGATTTCAAAGGTATCGACACTGACCACATCGCTGTTCGCACGTCGTCGTACTACGGCATAGGTAAGCAGTCGAAAGAAATCAAAGTTCACGGTTTGCACTACATCATCGAAAATGCAAATGCAGATAACTCATTACTTATCGTTGATGATGTATTTGATTCAGGTCGCAGTATTTATGCACTTAAAGAGAAGTTAGGCGAACTGATGCGTCTTAACCTGCCTACGGACATTCGTGTAGCGTGTCCGTATTACAAGCCAAAAAACACGAAAGTGCCGATGAAGCCGGATTATTATGTGATTGAATCTGATGAATGGTTGGTGTTTCCACACGAACTTTCTGGTTTAACACAAGATGAGCTACTCAACGGCAAATCTGACTTGGCAAATATCAAAGAACTATTTGTTAAGTAA
- the parC gene encoding DNA topoisomerase IV subunit A — protein MSDLETLSLQGIEQQSMGRFTEDAYLNYSMYVIMDRALPHIGDGLKPVQRRIVYAMSELGLSASAKYKKSARTVGDVLGKYHPHGDSACYEAMVLMAQPFSYRYPLVDGQGNWGAADDPKSFAAMRYTEARLSKFSEVLLKELGQGTVDWTPNFDGTMDEPKVLPARLPHILLNGVTGIAVGMATDIPPHNVREVASACCLLLDNPKTELQELLGLVQAPDYPTEAEIITPRSEIEKIYTSGRGSIKMRAVFTEEQGEIVITALPHQCSGAKVLEQIAAQMTAKKLPMVADLRDESDHENPTRIVIVPRSNRVKVEPLMAHLFATTDLEKSYRINLNMIGLDGRPQVKDLRTILSEWLDFRRETVRRRLQYRLDKVLNRLHILEGLLIAYLNIDEVIEIIRTYDEPKVELMSRFGLSDKQAEAILELKLRHLAKLEEFKIKGEQDELAKERDNLEKTLGSERRMSTLMKKEIQEAAEMYGDDRRSPVVERAEAKALTEKELMPTEAVTVVLSEKGWARIAKGHDIDAEGLSYRAGDSFKAQAHGRSNQPAVFLDSSGRAFATDAHSLPSARSQGEPMTGRFNLATGTNFEHVIMGEDKQMYLMATDGGYGFISEFTDLVSKNKNGKALVTVPNGALLMEPIEVKDLTTDLCMAISSEGRMLLFPLRDLPKLGKGKGNKIISIPSAKVQSREEFVKVLAVVPSGACVTLHAGKRKLTLKPSDLEHYYGERGRRGNKLPRGLQRVDEFEIEYQAPAVEAVTEEPMDSINPSLEPNEE, from the coding sequence ATGAGTGATTTAGAAACCCTGTCTTTGCAGGGCATTGAGCAGCAAAGTATGGGGCGTTTTACTGAAGACGCCTATTTAAATTATTCCATGTACGTCATCATGGATAGAGCTTTGCCACACATTGGCGATGGTTTAAAACCAGTGCAACGTCGTATCGTTTATGCGATGAGTGAGCTGGGATTATCCGCGAGCGCGAAATACAAAAAATCAGCGCGTACAGTCGGTGACGTGTTAGGTAAATATCACCCTCACGGTGACAGTGCATGTTACGAGGCGATGGTCCTTATGGCGCAGCCGTTCAGTTATCGCTATCCACTGGTGGATGGACAAGGTAACTGGGGTGCTGCGGATGATCCCAAGTCTTTCGCCGCAATGCGTTATACCGAAGCGCGTTTATCTAAATTCTCGGAAGTGCTTCTCAAAGAACTTGGTCAAGGTACGGTGGACTGGACACCAAACTTTGATGGTACGATGGATGAACCAAAAGTATTGCCTGCGCGTTTACCGCATATCCTCCTCAATGGGGTAACGGGTATTGCTGTTGGTATGGCTACGGATATTCCACCGCATAACGTTCGTGAAGTGGCTAGTGCGTGTTGTTTGTTGTTGGACAACCCCAAGACTGAACTTCAAGAATTACTTGGTTTGGTACAAGCGCCTGATTATCCGACAGAAGCCGAGATTATTACTCCTCGTAGTGAAATTGAAAAAATCTACACGTCTGGACGTGGTTCAATAAAAATGCGTGCGGTTTTCACCGAAGAGCAAGGTGAAATCGTCATTACGGCGTTACCACATCAATGTTCAGGTGCAAAAGTGCTTGAGCAAATTGCTGCGCAAATGACCGCGAAAAAGTTACCTATGGTTGCTGACTTACGTGATGAATCGGATCATGAAAACCCGACTCGTATCGTCATTGTGCCACGCTCAAATCGAGTAAAAGTGGAGCCGTTAATGGCGCATTTATTTGCGACAACGGACCTTGAAAAAAGTTACCGCATCAACTTAAACATGATAGGTCTTGATGGCCGTCCTCAAGTTAAAGACTTACGCACGATTTTATCCGAGTGGTTAGATTTCCGCCGTGAAACAGTGCGCCGTCGTTTGCAGTATCGTCTCGATAAAGTATTAAACCGCCTGCATATCTTAGAAGGTTTATTAATCGCTTATCTCAACATTGATGAAGTGATTGAGATCATTCGTACATACGATGAGCCAAAGGTTGAGCTGATGTCGCGTTTTGGCTTGAGCGATAAGCAAGCCGAAGCCATTCTAGAACTTAAATTACGACACTTGGCTAAACTTGAAGAGTTCAAGATCAAAGGTGAACAAGACGAGCTTGCTAAAGAGCGTGACAATCTAGAGAAAACGTTAGGCTCTGAGCGTCGTATGTCGACGTTAATGAAAAAAGAAATTCAAGAAGCAGCTGAGATGTATGGCGATGACCGTCGCTCGCCTGTCGTTGAACGTGCAGAAGCCAAAGCGCTCACGGAAAAAGAATTGATGCCGACGGAAGCGGTGACAGTTGTATTGTCCGAAAAAGGTTGGGCACGTATTGCCAAAGGGCATGATATTGATGCCGAAGGACTCAGTTACCGTGCGGGCGATAGTTTCAAAGCGCAAGCGCACGGACGTAGCAACCAACCCGCAGTATTCTTGGATTCGTCAGGTCGTGCGTTCGCAACTGATGCACACAGCCTTCCATCAGCTCGAAGTCAGGGTGAGCCGATGACTGGCCGATTTAATTTGGCCACAGGGACTAACTTCGAACATGTCATTATGGGCGAAGACAAGCAGATGTATTTGATGGCAACAGATGGTGGTTACGGGTTTATCTCAGAATTCACTGATTTGGTGTCGAAAAACAAAAATGGTAAAGCGCTTGTTACTGTGCCAAATGGTGCATTGTTAATGGAACCAATTGAAGTCAAAGATCTCACGACGGATTTGTGTATGGCGATTTCAAGCGAAGGTAGAATGTTATTGTTTCCACTGAGAGATTTGCCAAAACTTGGCAAAGGTAAAGGGAATAAAATTATTTCTATCCCAAGCGCTAAAGTACAATCGCGCGAGGAATTTGTAAAAGTGTTAGCGGTTGTGCCCAGTGGTGCATGCGTGACACTGCATGCAGGTAAGCGAAAGTTAACGCTTAAGCCAAGCGATCTGGAGCACTATTATGGTGAGCGTGGTCGTCGAGGAAATAAACTTCCTCGGGGTCTTCAGCGTGTTGATGAGTTTGAAATTGAATATCAGGCGCCCGCAGTCGAAGCAGTGACTGAAGAACCAATGGATTCAATAAATCCGTCGCTTGAACCGAACGAAGAATAA
- the parE gene encoding DNA topoisomerase IV subunit B produces MSQQNYNAEAIEVLNGLEPVKRRPGMYTDTTRPNHLGQEVIDNSVDEALAGHATKIDVILHEDNSLEVIDDGRGMPVDIHPEEGIPGVELILTKLHAGGKFSNKNYQFSGGLHGVGISVVNALSTRVEISVRRDGQVYEMAFEHGDKVQDLEVTGTVGKRNTGTSVHFWPDASYFDSANFSLSKLNHLLKAKAVLCPGLRIRFVNKQTKETQEWFYEAGLQDYLKDSVSGFETLPNNPFTGSFSGSTEGVDWALLWLPEGGESLQESYVNLIPTAQGGTHVNGLRQGLLEAMREFCEFRNLLPRGVKLTPEDIWDKCSYVLSVKMQDPQFAGQTKEKLSSRSCALFVSGIVKDAFSLWLNEHTDTAELIADLCINNAQKRLRAAKKVVRKKVTSGPALPGKLTDCSGSETERAEIFLVEGDSAGGSAKQARDREFQAIMPLRGKILNTWEVESGQILASQEVHDISVALGIDPDSEDLSGLRYGKVCILADADSDGLHIATLLCALFVKHFPVLVKQGHVFVAMPPLYRIDVGKEVYYALDEDEKKGILDRIEAEKKRGKVNVQRFKGLGEMNPMQLRETTMDPNTRRLVQLTLDEEEQTLEVMDMLLAKKRSGDRKQWLEEHGDRAVME; encoded by the coding sequence ATGAGTCAGCAAAATTACAACGCGGAAGCGATAGAAGTATTAAACGGACTAGAACCCGTCAAACGTCGCCCGGGTATGTACACGGACACGACAAGACCAAACCATTTAGGCCAAGAAGTTATCGACAACAGTGTCGATGAGGCGCTTGCAGGACACGCAACGAAAATTGACGTGATTCTTCACGAAGATAACTCACTTGAAGTGATTGACGATGGTCGTGGGATGCCGGTGGACATTCACCCAGAAGAAGGGATCCCAGGTGTTGAACTTATCCTGACTAAACTTCACGCAGGCGGTAAGTTTTCCAACAAAAATTATCAGTTCTCAGGCGGTCTACACGGGGTAGGTATCTCGGTGGTGAACGCGCTTTCAACTCGAGTTGAAATCAGTGTACGTCGAGACGGTCAAGTTTACGAAATGGCGTTCGAACATGGCGACAAAGTTCAAGACTTGGAAGTTACAGGCACCGTTGGTAAACGTAATACGGGTACAAGCGTACATTTTTGGCCTGACGCGAGCTATTTTGATTCCGCTAACTTCTCGCTTTCTAAGTTAAATCACCTGTTAAAAGCGAAAGCTGTTTTATGCCCTGGCCTGCGCATTCGTTTCGTGAATAAACAAACGAAAGAAACGCAAGAATGGTTTTACGAAGCTGGACTGCAAGATTATTTAAAAGACAGTGTTTCAGGCTTTGAAACGTTGCCAAATAATCCGTTCACAGGAAGTTTCTCTGGCTCAACAGAAGGCGTCGATTGGGCGTTACTTTGGTTGCCTGAAGGCGGCGAATCACTGCAAGAGAGCTACGTAAACTTAATCCCAACAGCCCAAGGTGGTACGCACGTCAATGGTTTGCGTCAAGGTTTGCTTGAAGCAATGCGTGAATTCTGTGAGTTCCGAAACTTGTTGCCAAGGGGCGTAAAGCTCACCCCTGAGGACATTTGGGATAAATGCAGTTATGTACTTTCGGTGAAGATGCAAGACCCTCAGTTCGCGGGTCAAACGAAGGAAAAGTTGAGTTCACGTTCATGCGCGCTGTTTGTTTCTGGCATTGTAAAAGATGCGTTTAGTCTTTGGCTTAATGAACACACGGATACCGCGGAGTTAATTGCTGACCTGTGTATCAACAATGCGCAAAAACGTTTACGTGCAGCGAAAAAGGTGGTGCGTAAAAAAGTTACTTCTGGCCCTGCATTGCCCGGTAAATTAACGGATTGTTCGGGCAGCGAAACGGAACGTGCGGAAATATTCCTTGTGGAAGGGGACTCTGCGGGCGGCTCGGCAAAACAAGCAAGAGACCGTGAGTTTCAAGCAATTATGCCGCTTAGAGGTAAAATTCTAAATACGTGGGAAGTAGAGTCTGGCCAAATATTAGCGTCTCAAGAAGTGCACGATATCTCTGTCGCATTAGGGATTGATCCTGATTCTGAAGATTTAAGCGGCCTGCGCTACGGCAAAGTGTGTATCCTCGCGGATGCGGATTCCGATGGTCTGCACATTGCGACGCTATTGTGTGCATTGTTCGTTAAGCATTTCCCAGTACTTGTGAAACAAGGTCATGTTTTTGTCGCGATGCCTCCACTGTATCGAATCGACGTGGGTAAAGAAGTTTATTACGCACTCGATGAGGACGAAAAGAAAGGTATTCTAGACAGAATTGAAGCCGAGAAAAAGCGTGGCAAAGTCAACGTTCAGCGCTTTAAAGGTTTGGGTGAGATGAACCCAATGCAGTTGCGTGAAACGACGATGGATCCGAATACCCGTCGTCTTGTGCAACTGACGTTGGACGAAGAAGAACAAACACTGGAAGTGATGGATATGTTGCTTGCCAAAAAACGCTCAGGCGATCGCAAGCAATGGCTTGAAGAGCATGGTGACCGTGCGGTCATGGAGTGA
- a CDS encoding YqiA/YcfP family alpha/beta fold hydrolase — protein MGLKILYVHGFNSSEHSAKAVALREWLRDYDVEYAIPRLHYDPRVAIAQLEALLTNETKLIGSSLGGFYATYLSQTHQIDAVVINPAVRPARLLAEFLGPQYNPYQDCHYQLDESHVAALNTLYLPQLPYPERLLLLQQMGDEVLPYIDAVRYYQSTKQYVDFEGDHSFQGLARYLPAIVNFLKIT, from the coding sequence ATGGGTTTGAAAATACTCTATGTGCACGGTTTTAATAGTTCTGAACACTCTGCAAAGGCGGTGGCTTTGCGTGAGTGGCTTCGCGACTACGATGTAGAATATGCTATCCCAAGGTTGCACTACGACCCGAGGGTTGCGATTGCTCAACTTGAAGCCTTGCTGACGAATGAGACAAAGCTCATTGGCAGTTCGCTCGGTGGCTTTTATGCAACATATTTATCGCAAACACACCAAATTGATGCTGTGGTAATCAATCCCGCAGTGAGACCCGCAAGATTACTTGCAGAGTTTCTTGGGCCTCAATACAATCCTTATCAGGACTGTCATTATCAGTTAGATGAATCACATGTTGCGGCACTTAATACGTTATACTTGCCGCAATTGCCTTACCCTGAAAGATTGCTGTTACTGCAACAAATGGGCGATGAAGTTTTGCCCTATATAGATGCAGTCCGTTATTATCAAAGTACGAAGCAGTACGTTGATTTTGAAGGTGATCATAGTTTTCAAGGATTAGCGCGGTATTTGCCCGCTATTGTTAATTTTTTAAAAATCACGTAA
- a CDS encoding metallophosphoesterase: protein MTWFNEVLRINKPHAAIAHITDAHLFATTEGRYFDVDTAHHFSQVLARLSLEDIDAVVFGGDLTQDHTFESYRLFAELILQSNLTCPVLWVPGNHDDIEYLQEISVGQIHAAKVIQTQTQQVLLANSKGSTPAGWCKQTHLLELKTMIEAFEGTSTVICHHHPMPIHGYLDKHILENGPALLNLCAESNRVNALVHGHVHNDYFLSYREMPVYATPATSIQFSRHSSTWQQQNLGPAYRLLALTDNKFATWVKWV, encoded by the coding sequence ATGACTTGGTTTAACGAGGTTCTGCGCATAAACAAACCGCATGCTGCGATTGCACATATAACGGACGCACATCTCTTTGCGACAACCGAGGGCCGTTATTTTGATGTGGATACGGCACATCATTTTTCGCAAGTATTAGCACGCTTGAGTCTTGAAGACATCGATGCCGTCGTATTTGGTGGAGATTTAACACAAGATCACACATTTGAATCCTATCGTCTGTTTGCTGAACTTATCCTCCAATCAAATTTGACCTGTCCGGTACTGTGGGTGCCTGGCAACCACGATGACATTGAATACTTGCAAGAAATTAGTGTGGGTCAAATTCATGCAGCCAAGGTGATTCAAACACAAACGCAGCAAGTGCTGCTCGCGAACAGCAAAGGTTCAACGCCTGCTGGTTGGTGTAAGCAAACTCATTTGCTTGAACTTAAAACCATGATAGAGGCTTTTGAAGGTACATCGACCGTTATCTGTCATCATCACCCAATGCCTATTCACGGGTATTTAGACAAACACATTTTGGAAAATGGGCCGGCACTTTTAAACCTTTGCGCTGAAAGCAATCGTGTTAATGCCCTTGTGCATGGACATGTCCACAACGATTACTTTCTCTCGTATCGCGAAATGCCTGTTTATGCCACACCAGCAACATCTATTCAGTTCAGTCGTCACAGCTCTACATGGCAACAGCAAAACCTTGGTCCGGCATATCGATTGTTGGCGTTAACAGATAACAAGTTTGCCACGTGGGTCAAATGGGTTTGA
- a CDS encoding DUF1249 domain-containing protein, whose translation MSIVSARDYVQSLPKYITLCERNYLRLLRLLPEEVKGEQKTIRIAGNEYRLEITHCAKYTTDVEIAQSHSLIKDLPLWGMHVRLYHDARVAEVVYPNYHQRVKPSYGYPNPDMHQKDEKYQVNAFLGDWLTACVENGRSNFHWEVNNDLV comes from the coding sequence GTGAGTATCGTTTCGGCGCGTGATTATGTTCAGTCTTTACCGAAGTACATTACTTTGTGTGAACGTAATTATCTGCGTTTATTGCGACTGTTACCTGAAGAGGTAAAAGGTGAGCAAAAAACCATCCGAATCGCTGGGAACGAATACCGCCTTGAAATTACGCACTGTGCGAAATACACCACCGATGTCGAAATCGCTCAAAGCCATTCTCTGATTAAAGATCTTCCTCTGTGGGGGATGCATGTACGACTTTATCATGACGCACGCGTCGCGGAAGTCGTGTACCCCAACTATCATCAACGAGTGAAACCTTCTTATGGTTATCCGAATCCGGATATGCACCAAAAAGATGAGAAATACCAAGTAAATGCATTTCTAGGTGATTGGCTCACTGCGTGTGTTGAAAACGGACGCAGTAATTTTCACTGGGAAGTGAACAATGACTTGGTTTAA
- the nudF gene encoding ADP-ribose diphosphatase: MTKSTINEFANEHVQILETERVFNGFFKIDAYYFKHALFDGGMSETIRREILERGHAVAVLPYDPQTDSVLLIEQIRIGAMVSKDSPWLLECIAGMAEGSEDYEGVARKEAKEEAGLELDELHYMTSYLSSPGGTTERLYLYIAKADLTHAGGVYGLPSEGEDIKTHVISFDEAMARLNSEEIDNAATVISLQWLALHKKELLDKWQ, from the coding sequence ATGACTAAATCGACAATTAATGAGTTTGCCAACGAGCATGTACAAATATTAGAAACGGAACGGGTTTTTAACGGCTTTTTTAAAATCGATGCGTATTATTTTAAACACGCTTTGTTTGACGGAGGCATGTCAGAGACTATCCGCCGTGAGATTTTAGAAAGAGGGCATGCCGTTGCGGTATTGCCTTACGACCCGCAAACCGATTCAGTGTTGCTGATTGAGCAAATTCGGATTGGCGCAATGGTCTCAAAGGACTCACCTTGGTTGCTTGAATGTATAGCTGGTATGGCCGAGGGAAGCGAAGACTACGAAGGGGTTGCGCGTAAAGAAGCCAAGGAAGAAGCCGGCTTAGAGCTTGATGAATTGCATTACATGACGTCATACTTATCAAGCCCTGGAGGCACAACAGAACGTTTGTATTTGTATATTGCTAAAGCTGATTTGACACATGCTGGCGGCGTGTACGGATTGCCAAGCGAAGGAGAGGATATTAAAACTCATGTGATCTCGTTTGATGAAGCAATGGCGCGATTGAATAGTGAGGAAATAGATAACGCTGCGACGGTGATTAGTCTACAATGGTTAGCCTTGCATAAAAAAGAACTGCTCGACAAGTGGCAATAG